TCAGCGATACCACCCTTCGGGACGGCGAGCAGGCTCCCGGAGTCGCCTTTTCCCTGGAGGAAAAGGTGCGGATAGCGCGTCTTCTCGACGCGGCGGGGGTGAGCGAGATCGAGGCCGGCATCCCCGTCGGCGGAGCTGAAGAGGCCGGGGCGGTGAAGAGGCTGGCGAATCTCGGCCTCAAGGCAACCGTCTCTGCGTGGTGCAGGGCGCGGGACGAGGACATCGACGCCTCCGCCTGTCTCGGGGTAAAGGCGGTTTCAATCTGCATCCCCGCTTCCCGGCTTCACCTCAGGGAGAGGCTAGGGAAGGACGTGGAGTGGGCTCTCGGGAGAATAGGGGAATCGGTGGCGCGAGCGAAAGGGCTGGGGCTTACCGTCTGCGCGGCGTTCGAGGACGCCTCCCGCGCCGAGTGGGAAGATCTCCGGCGCTTTATCGGGGTCTCGGCTTCCTCAGGGGCCGACAGAATCCGCCTCTCCGACACCGTGGGGGCTCTTTTGCCCGAAGGCGTGAAAAGTCTGGTTGCTGGTTGTCTCGATGAAGTTAAGCTCCCCGTCGAATTTCACGGACACAACGATTTCGGGCTGGCCACCGCCAACGCCCTTGCCGCCTTCGACGGAGGGGCCTCGCACCTCAGCGTTACCGTTCTGGGGCTGGGGGAAAGGGCGGGGAACGCCGCGCTGGAAGAGGTGGTGATGGCGCTCGAAAAGCTGAAGAAGATAGATACGGGGCTGGCGAAAACCCTCTTTCCCGAGCTCTTCAGCGTCGTTTCGAGGAGTTCCGGGCGCGAAATCTCCCCCTCGAAGCCGGTGGCGGGGGAGGCGGTCTTCACCCACCAGTCGGGGCTGCACGTGCAGGGCGTCCTTCGCTGCCCGGAGACCTACGAGCCCTTCGACCCCTCGATCGTCGGCCGGAGCCGGAAGATTGTCTTCGGCAAAAATTCGGGGCGCGCGGGCCTTCGGTCAAAGCTGTTCGAGTCCGGAATAGCGCTGAATGAAAACGAGCTTGCGTCGCTGCTTTTCCGGGTGAAGACTATATCGCAGGCGCAAAAAACCTCTCTCGAAACCGCTGAAATCCAAAATCTCGCGCTGGGCTTTTATCCGGCGGAAAAAAGGCAGCCATGAAATCGGATCTGAACGCCAAAAAACTGCGCGTTTTATACGGGTTCAGCAAGCTGGTCGGGCAGGCGCTCGATCTCGACCGCACCCTGAGCGACATGCTCCGGGTTCTTTCCGAATCGCTTTCGATGAAGCGGGCGACGATAACCCTTCGCCGGAAGGAGTCAAACGTCCTTGCCATCGTCGCCTCCCACGGCCTCACCGAAAAGGAGCGCCAGAGGGGCGTCTACAGGATTAACGAGGGCGTGACGGGACACATCTTCCGCACCGCGCAGCCCTACATCATCCCCGACATCCGTCAGGAGCCGCTTTTTTTGAACCGCACCGGGGCGAGGGAGATAAACCGCGAGCGCATATCCTTCCTCGGCGTCCCGATTCTGCTCGGCGGGGTTCCGATAGGCGTTTTGAACGTGGACAGGCTCTTCGGCAACGAAGTCTCCTTCGAGGAGGACATCGAGTTTCTCACCGTCGTCTCGGCGCTTATCGCGCAGATAGTACGGCTGAACAGGGAGGTCGAGGAGCGCGAAGAGCGGCTGGTCATCGCCAACAAGTCCCTCAGGGCGGAGATATCCGAGAAATACCACAACTTCTTCCTCGTCGGCTCCAGCCCCTCGATGCAGGAGGTGCAAAGCATCATCAAGAAGGTGGCGCATAGCAAGGCCTCCGTGCTCCTTCTCGGCGAATCGGGCACGGGAAAGACGCTTGTGGCCAGAATAATCCACGAGATGAGCGACCGGGCCTCGTATCCCTTCGTGAAGCTCAATTGCGCCGCCCTGCCGGAAAATCTCCTCGAATCGGAGCTTTTCGGCTACGAAAAGGGGGCCTTCACCGGCGCGGACAAGACAAAGCCCGGCAGGATAGAGGAGGCTTGCGGGGGAACCCTCTTTCTGGACGAGATAGGCGAACTGCCCCTCGTGCTGCAGACCAAGCTCCTTCGCTTCTTGCAGGAGCGCGAGTTCGAGCGTCTCGGCTCGAACCAGACCCGCAAGGTAGACGTGAGAATAATCACCGCCACCAACAAAAACCTCGTCGAAGCCGTAAAGGAAGGCGCTTTTCGGGGCGATCTTTACTACCGCCTCAACGTAATCCCCCTGCACATCCCCGCCCTGCGCGAGCGCCGGGGCGACATACCCTCCCTCATCGACCTCTTTTTGAAAAAGTTCGCGACGGAATACAACAAGCCGCTGCAACTCACCCCGGAGGCCCGCGAAGCGCTGATCTCCTACAAATGGCCGGGAAACGTGCGCGAACTTGAAAACCTCGTCGAGAGAATCGCAATCCTCGCCGAAGGCGAAGTAATCGGTCTGGAAGACCTCCCTCTGCCCGCCTCCGCCGTGGCCGTCGAAGCGCCCGCCCCCCCGAAACCCGCCGAAGAAGAAGCCCCCAGATCCCCCGCGCAAAAATCGCTAAAGGAGCTCGAACGCGACGAGATGCTCCGCGCCCTCGAAAGAAACGACTGGATACAGGCCCGTGCCGCCAAGGAACTCGGCCTCAGCGAACGCCAGTTCAGCTACCGGGTAAAAAAACTCGGGCTCAAATTGCAGATATTCATAGGGAAATAGGGGAATCTGCCTGGTTGGAGTCGCGGTAATACTCTACGCGCCGAGGGGGTAGGAGGAAAAGGCTGGGTTGAGCGCCTGTTCAGATGCCGGGGAAAAAACCGGACTCAAATTTGCGGGTGTAGTGGGGAAGTACAGTAAAAACATATAAAGATGAAGGCGTGTGATCTGTTACCTCTTAATAGAATCGGAATGTTATGCTGTAGAAACAGAGGCTTTAAGGAGAATTCAGCTTTTCTTTTATCAAAACCGGAACATGTATAGATAGGCTATCTGATAAATTTAATTTTTCGTTAAGTATGTATATAAAATTGTTAATGTTGAAGGGTAAAGAAACACCAAGGTCCAAAAATACTTTAATCGCCTCTTCTCTCTCCAGTCTATAGACTTTTTTTGCAAATTCGTTATCATTATCGAACAATTCGCTAAGCTCGGTTGATAATTTGTTACTATTAAACCTTAGCCTAAACTTATGCCACAACATTGATTCCCACTTTTTTTCTTTATAATATAGGTATGATAACTTGTTAAACATTTCTATCATTGACCATTCGCTTGTTGTTAGTGTAGCGTATACTCCGTTTAACAATCTACTAATGTCATCATGCCCTGCCCAATCATTAATGCGTTTATATCTTAAATCATGTTCTATCTCATGCCAGCCTTCGGAAAGAATGGTGCGTATTTGGACTTCAAAACAACTTTCAATTATATCTGAATATTCGCAAAATTCTAATTTCATTATGGCTTTGAATTCTTTTTCTAAGTCTTCAGGTATTTTAAATAAAATGTTTAGCCTAACCGGTCCAAACACATCTTTCTCTGGTTTGTCATAAACTTCTTCAACCTGAAAAAATTTTCTTTTTAAATAACCCCTCACTGCATCAACATCATCTGCAAAATATAGCATTATACGTAAACCGATAATGTCTGTTATTTTTTTTCCAGTAATTTTATAGTTTTTGTTGTCAATTTTTCTTTCTGCGGATTCCTTTGATTTTTCTCTACTAAATATTCTGTAAAAAAGGCCGCTTTGCTGTAGCTTTAATTGCATATCACTCTCTAGGGATTTTCTCACTCTTTCAAGTCCCATGGTTTAATTCCTTCCCAAAATTTCTGCAATTTTACCAATATTTTCTATAATTAAATTTGCATCATTCTGATCGATATTAATCAGCTTCTCTCTCTGAAGTTTCTTAATTGCATCTGGAAGATTGTTTTTTTCTTTTGAGCTAAATCCTGCAAAAAGAGTTCTAACCTTTTTTCTCATTTCTGCTTGAGCTCTACCAGGTCGCCAAAATTGCTCTAAAACTTTTATTTCCAAATCTGTATATGTTTCGTCATGCTGCTCAGTGATAGATCTGTCCGTATATTGTATCTCAAATAACTTTGTTCCAGTTTCATTGCAACCAATAAAATCCTCATGCCTAAGAAGTTCGACATTTTCAAAATAGCAATTATGAAATGAACAGGATATAAAATTAACATTTATAAAGTTTTTAAAATCAAATTTACAATTAGTAAAAACAGTATCCAAGAAGGTGCATGTTTCTATAGTATTAGTTGAGAAGTCGAATTGATCTAATGAAAGGCTATTTATCGTATCGTTGTATAGTTTACTACTTAAAAATTTTATTAACTTGTCATCAATCGTAATCTTCAATTTGGCAGGCAGTAAAGTATCGAGGGTAAGCATAACCTTATCATGCAATCTCTTTCTTAGCTCAAACGATTTTGTTGAGAATGACATTGGCCCAAGTTCTAGCCATGGCGTAACCGCTAATTCTAATAAGAATTCTTCGTCACTATTAATGGTTGCGTGTGCAATAAAATAACCAAATAAAAATTGATTTAAAAACCCTATCCTTCTGTCGGCAGTGCTTATTCTATCAAAAAAGGCATGATTTATTATCTTATCTATTAATTCATCAAGTTTTTGTACTTCACTAGGTCCGCTACGATCGATGGCATTCTGTAAGGTAATGACAATGTTGTGCTCTTCGATAAGCAATTTAAAAAATGATCTATCTAAAGCCGATGAATTGTTTAACACCATTCCTTTGGCTATAGCCGTAAGAACTTCTTTCTGTTCACTGCTAGTTAAAGGCAATACTTGCCTTTCTCTTTCTCGTTCAAACATAAATGAAAAATAGCTTTCAACCAATCCATCAGGTGCCTTCGCTTCTTCCTCCACTTTTTCTTTTGGCATATTGCGTATATAGGATAGCAGTACCGGGTTGGACAAAGATTCCAAAGGAAAATTAGTTTTTTTAAGAATTTCAGACCGTTCCCGGCCGATCCAATCGTTTGTTGAAGGTGCTTCTAATTCAATTATATGGAGTCCAAAAGAACATGATTCTTGGCAACGGTTAATCCAAGCCTCAAAACCATCATCAGTGAAAATAGCTGTTCTTCGTGTTGTTAGAATAATTTTTGCTTGCCCTACTAGCATCTCGGCTATTGTGTCAAGCATCGACTGTGCATCTTCAAAATCAGCTTGCCGTCCCTCGGCTATGTTAACTTTTAGTAATTCATCAAAACCATCTATAATTACAGGAATAAGTCCTTCCTGTATCTGCGTTTTTACTAAGCCTGAGTTCAAAGTTGGATACATAGAATCTATTTCATCTAAAAGAACGTATTTAAATATTCTCGCAGATCTATTGCGAGCTAACTCGGCAAATATTGGATTGCCTATTGTTTGATTTGAAAGCATATCATTCATAATTTCATAGGCAGTAGAGGTTTTGCCGTAACCAGCCGCAGCTTCTATTATAACTAACTGAGGACCATTATCAAAAAGAAAACTTGCAATCCTATTAATAATCCCTTTATCATCAAACTTAACGTTGTCTATTGTATACAAACATGGTATATATTCATATTTACCTCCTATTGTTAATGATCGTTTATCGATATAGTTATTATATTGATTTCGCAATCTCTCGTGGATTATACCGGGCGTAAAAAACGAGTTGAATAACAGTTTGGCAATATCTTCTTTGCTGTTATACTCTACAATTCTGACGGCGTATCCAGCACTTTTATATTTGTTTTCATATATTTCTACGTTTATGGTTTTATCAAATACAACGATATCTACACCGTAATAAACACCTCTATTAAATTCATAAATACCTATACCCGGAACCGTATCTGCAATCTTATAACCA
This is a stretch of genomic DNA from bacterium. It encodes these proteins:
- the nifA gene encoding nif-specific transcriptional activator NifA, with translation MKSDLNAKKLRVLYGFSKLVGQALDLDRTLSDMLRVLSESLSMKRATITLRRKESNVLAIVASHGLTEKERQRGVYRINEGVTGHIFRTAQPYIIPDIRQEPLFLNRTGAREINRERISFLGVPILLGGVPIGVLNVDRLFGNEVSFEEDIEFLTVVSALIAQIVRLNREVEEREERLVIANKSLRAEISEKYHNFFLVGSSPSMQEVQSIIKKVAHSKASVLLLGESGTGKTLVARIIHEMSDRASYPFVKLNCAALPENLLESELFGYEKGAFTGADKTKPGRIEEACGGTLFLDEIGELPLVLQTKLLRFLQEREFERLGSNQTRKVDVRIITATNKNLVEAVKEGAFRGDLYYRLNVIPLHIPALRERRGDIPSLIDLFLKKFATEYNKPLQLTPEAREALISYKWPGNVRELENLVERIAILAEGEVIGLEDLPLPASAVAVEAPAPPKPAEEEAPRSPAQKSLKELERDEMLRALERNDWIQARAAKELGLSERQFSYRVKKLGLKLQIFIGK